The following nucleotide sequence is from Peribacillus sp. ACCC06369.
TTCAACGAATCATTTGGAATTGAAAAGTGGGTTACGGCAATCATCCTGGCTATCGTCACGGCTGTCATCATTTTTGGCGGGATCAAAATGATTGCAAAGGTATCTGAAGTTATCGTTCCCATCATGGCAGGAGCCTATGTGATAGTGGCGTTGATCATCATCATCATGAATATTACCGAGTTACCGAGTGTTTTTGCTTTGATCTTTGAAAGTGCATTCGATGGAATAAAAGAAGTGGCTGGCGGAGTACTGGGAGCAGCCATGATGCAGGGAATCAAGCGCGGCTTGTTTTCAAATGAAGCCGGGATGGGTAGTGCACCTAATGCTGGTGCGACTGCTGATGTCAGTCATCCTGTCAAACAAGGGCTCATTCAGTCTCTGGGTGTTTTTGTCGATACGCTCATCATTTGCAGTTCGACTGCCTTCATCATTTTGTTCTCAGGTCTTTATACATCGAAGGAAACGGATGGAATCGTTCTTACCCAAAATGCCCTTGGAACCGCATTGGGATCTTGGGCTGGTATTTTCCTTGCCATCATTGTACTGTTATTCGCCTTTAGTTCCATTGTGGGTAACTATTATTATGGAGAGTCGAACATTGGCTTCATCAATGAAAATAAGGTTTGGTTAAACATCTATCGTATCGCAGTTGTAGGGATGGTGATATTCGGTTCGCTTGCCTCACTGAAATTTGTTTGGGGACTGGCTGACTTGCTGATGGCCCTTATGGCCATTATCAACCTAATAGCCATAGCATTACTTGGGAAAATTGCATTTGCTGCACTGGCGGATTATCAAAAGCAAAAGAAAAGTGGGAAAAATCCTGTCTTCCATGTGAACAATATTAAAGGTTTGAAGAATGTGGAATGTTGGGGTGACCCAAACGATAATGTGGATGTGAAGAAGGAGGCCTAACCTCTTATTAAGCTTACATGTAAAGTCCTTGAGAAGGGATTTTGCTTGTAAGTTTTTTTGTGAAATCAATTGATTGAAAATAAGTAGAGTCAGCCTTTTTTCCTCCTTTTTTTATCATTATTGAATATTGCTTTGTTTTTTACACAAAATACCTTTGTCTTTATTACTGCCGTCAATCGATGATTGGACAATTTGAAAACTGGGAGTGAAAACAATGGATAGCAAGCAATCAAAAAATGAATCTTCAGAAATCGCAGGAAGAACATATGATGTCAGCGATTATAAACGGGAAGATACTTTATCTTCTGGATTGGCTACAACCCACGAACAAGTTTCGGATACTTATGCGGAAGGCGAGATAAAAGCAGTCATTGATGATGTAAACGGAAAGGATATCGAGATTAAAAAAGAAGAATCTGAGGAAGAAAGGAAATGACTTGTTTTTTGGTTAGGGTCAAGAATTTTCGACTGATATTTTAAGAATATAATGATTTAATCCCCTAGCTTTTTGAATGATGAAAGAAGCTAGGGGATTTTAATTAATAAATTTTTTCTGTCTCGATTTTTTGAAACAATTCTTCCTTCGTTCTGGGGACAAGTTCCTTTTCTCCGGGTATTCTTGATTGAAGAAGGGCTTGAAACATTTCAAAAACCCACGGCTTCTCGAGATGAGCCTTCATCAAAATGTCTTCATCATGAAAAACGGATACAGGGTCCCCTTGGTATATGACCTTACCATCGTTCATGACAACGACTTCATCAGCCCATTGATAGGCTAAATTAACATCATGAGTTGATAGAATTATCGTTTTGTCTGGGTGGTGGATACTGTCCAGCAGAGCCATGATCTGTCTGGAGAAATAAGGATCCAATCCAGCGGTAGGCTCGTCTAAGAGCCAGACATCGGGTTCCATGGCTAGTACCCCGGCAATGGCGACACGTTTTTTTTGCCCTAAGCTCAAAAAATGGGTAGGTTTGTCTTTCATTTCCGTTACTTCCGTTTGATCCATCGCCCATTGCACTTTCTCCTGGACTACATTTCTATCCCATCCTAAATTCATCGGTCCAAACGATATATCCTGTTGAACATTAGCGGAAAAAAGCTGGGAGTCGGGATCTTGAAAAACGATTCCGACTTGTTTTCGTAATGATAATAATGCTTTACGGTCATATTTCATTTTCTTGCCTTTAAATCTGATTGTTCCTGATGTTGGTTGTAAAAGACCATTTAAATGGAGGAATAGAGTCGATTTACCGGCTCCATTATTGCCTAATAATGCAATCTTTTTACCTTGTTGAATCAGTATTGAAAGATCTTTTATCGCGAACGTCCCATCTGCATATTGATGCGTGAGGCCCTCTATATTAAAGAAATGCTCTTCCATTTTTGAATTTCCTCCAATTTACATATATCCATAAATAAGGATTAAGCTTCCTAGTATTACAATGGCGATCAGCCAATTGCGTGAGGAAAAGGTATAAGTATCCTCGATATAAGAAAGGTTCTCCTGATATCCTCTTGCGTTCATGGCCATCGTCAATTGCCCAGAGCGCTGGAATACTCCCAAAAATAATGATGAGGTTAGTAACCCGAGAGATCGAATGCCTTGCCTTACCGAACCATATCCCAGTCTTGAAGCTTGTGCTAAGTGAATGGCCAAAGCTGTATCTAAAAAAATAAAGATGAAGCGATAGGTCAATTCTATTAAATCGATCAATAAGGAAGGGACTTTAAGTTTCCGCAGTACGGATAGAATGACGGTAATGGGTGTAGTCAAGGTTAAGAAATATAAACAGCTTATACTGCTAAATACGACAGTGATCAAATTGGTCACTGTACCAATGCTGCCATCGCTGATGAAAATTTGCCAATTTCCGACTTTCCAGGACCACCAAATATTCGGCATCGAAGTAAATGTACTGGAGATAGAAAAAAGGATGGTAAGTGTGCCTGATACTAGAAAGAATCCTGGTAATAAGAGTAATTTCAGATAATACGAAGGCGGGATTTTTGCCACAAAAATGATTAAAGCGCTCATCACCATAAAAGTGATGAGCGAAACGGCCAAATCCCTTACCGTTAACGAAAACAGCATAAGGGAGAGTGCAAAAATCATCTTTTCCAACGGATGTACATCCTTTAGCCCATTGAAATAGGCATATTTATCAATGAGTAACATGTTTCGATTTTTCGTTCATTTCTTGTTTGGTTTGTTTATTCCTTTGTCTCATTACGCCAATGAAGTATCCAATGAAACCAGCTCCGATTGCAGCTTGCAGCGCAAATAATAAGCTCTCGGTTTCTGCACCTGGCGGCTCCCAAATACTATTGAACCAAGGCTTGTATTCCGGCTGAATTTTAGTGATGGCTTCTTCAGCTTCGCCGTCGGCACCGCCAAATTCCGTTCCTTGTTGGGTTATTAACGGTATGGTGGCAAGAATGACGACCAGGAAAAGCAGCAATAAACTTTTTTTCATGTTAACGGGCCTCCTTAGATAAAACTCGCAGCAATTTCAATTCGCCTAGATTGTATTTTTTTAGGAAATTCATCACAACCACTGTCAATAATCCCTCGCTGATTGCCAAGGGAATTTGGGTCAGGGCAAATATTCCAGCAAATTTATTGAATGAGGCCATGAATCCACCTACCTCGGATGGAAAAGCAAGTGCAAGTTGAACGGAAGTTACCACATAGGTTCCTAAATCGCCAAAAGCAGCTGCCAAGAAAACGGCCAGCGAAAAAGACCACCCCAATTTAGTTGCGCCCTTGAAGACAAAGTAAGCAATGAAAGGTCCGCATACAGCCATGGAAAATGCATTGGCCCCTAATGTCGTCAATCCTCCGTGAGCCAGTAGAACAGCTTGAAATAATAGAACGATGGAGCCTACGACACTCATGGCCAATGGCCCGAATAATATGGAACCTAAACCAACTCCGGTAGGGTGTGAAGAACTTCCCGTAACGGAAGGAATCTTCAAGGCAGATAATATGAATACGAATGCACCCGATAGACCGAGCATCATTTTTGTTTCTGGGTTTTCCCTTACTTTGGACCTAATGGACCGGTAACCCAAGATTAGAAATGGAAGGGTCACGGCCCACCAAAATATGGCCCATTCAATTGGTAAAAAGCCCTCCATGATATGCATGGCCATCGCACGTTTTGGGACAAGAAGCAGTAAAATGACAAAATAAAGAATTTTCCAATTGACTCTTTTCATTCTTTCTCCTTTCAACACCTTTAATTTTTCTGCCAAAACTTTAGAAGAAAAGCGGCGCCCAACATAAAAAGCACTTCTCTCAAAAGAAAGAAGTGCGTAATGAACAGGAATTTTGCAGCATAAACCAATATGGGCCATTCTGCCTGATCCGCACACCCATCCTCGTAGGCTGAAACAGTTTCACGCTTCATGGCAGGTCTCCTGGCTTAGGTTCATTGTCCCGTTACATCCTTCCCATCTCATTTGACAGTGGATTAATGTTAACGTAATAGGACTTCCCTTTACAGTGGCGGGACCGCTCCGGACTTTCACCGGCTTCCCTTTTAAGCTGAATTCCGAGAAATTCAACACCATAAAACTTATGTAATTATTTCGAAAATTCTCGTATAGTGTACCATAAAGAAATAATTCCAGCTACACTCTCTTTTTTTTTTTTTTTGACTAAGATTGCAGAGAGGAAAGGCTTATGGCTGGATTTACACTATTAAACTTTTCTAAACAGTCGGAATAAACTATTGAATTTTGCTAAAGTTGTTATATGATAGATAAGGTTAGCTATAATTGTATAATAAAACCAAATATTTCATTTTAAAAGTGCTCTTGTGTGAATATGCAAGGGATAATAGGGAAATCGGTGAAAATCCGATGCAGCCCCCGCTACTGTAAACGCTGATGAATTTGTCGATAACCACTGGCTTAAAGCCGGGAAGGGACAAAGTAAAATGAAGCGTAAGCCAGGAAACCTGCTTTTGAAATTGTATGATACTTTTCGGAGGGAAAGGTAGAAGGACTATGACGATTTTGGGAGATTCAGCATATTTGCGGAGGGCTCCTCATTCATATAGTTTTTTAAACCTTGACTCTTATGTTAAGGTTTTTTATTTTGCCTTTTCCCTGAACTCAGGAGGAAGAAGATGACTACTTGGAACTTGAAGGGTACAAATACGCATTTGTTGATTTGCAATGGAAGCAGTTGCATGAAAAAGGGCGGGGAAGAAGTAACTCAAGCGATTCGTGATGAAATTACTTCAAAGGGACTGGATTTGAAAATTCATACAACCAGGACACGCTGTAACGGAAGATGTAAGGATGCCTGCGTTGTGATTGCCTATCCCCAAGGGAAATGGTATAGAGTGGATACGCCTGATTTCGGTCGGGAGATTGTCAGCAATATCGAAGATGGGGAATATGTTCCACAGATGATCTACCAATTCAGTGATGGGGAAATGACGCCTAATCCGGATTTTCCTGCTCATACGGGTATTTCAAAGAACAAATCGTAAAAGGAGATGTCTTAATGAGTACAAACGGTAAATTATTCGTCGTGGGCTTTGGACCAGGGAATTTTGAACACATTACCAAACGTGCTGTCGAAGCCCTTCAAGAAAGTGACTACATCATTGGTTATAAAACTTATGTTGAACTCATTCAGGGACTGCTTACAGATCAAACGATCATTAGTACGGGGATGACTGAAGAGGTATCACGTGCTCAGGAAGCAGTAAAACAAGCGGAGTTGGGAAAAAAAGTGGCTGTCATTTCCAGTGGGGATGCCGGAGTGTACGGGATGGCAGGGTTGGTTTATGAAGTATTGATTGAAAAAGGTTGGAAAGAAGAAACTGGAGTGGGCATTGAAGTCATTCCTGGTATTTCTGCAATCAACTCTTGTGCGTCTTTACTTGGGGCACCAGTCATGCACGATTCGTGTACGATCAGCCTCAGTGATCATTTAACTCCTTGGGACCTAATCGCTAAAAGGGTGGAAGCAGCTGCAATGGCTGATTTTGTCATTGCGCTTTATAATCCGCGCAGCGGCAGGCGGACTAGGCAAATTGTTGAAACACAGAAAATTCTCCTTCGCTACCGTTCGCCAGATACACCAGTCGGGTTGGTGAAAAGTGCTTATCGCGATCGGCAGGATATTGTCATAACCAATTTGAAAGATATGTTGAATCACGATATTGGAATGTTGACCACCGTCATTATCGGTAATTCATCCACCTTCTTATACGATGACAAAATCATCACACCAAGAGGTTATCAGAGGAAATATACATTGAATTCGGAAAAGCAAACATTGAAGCCGCATCAGCGTCTGCAAAAAGAAGCAGAACCGTGGGCATTAGATCAAGAAGCCGATTCCATGCAAGAAACCTTAACAGAGCCTGCTGGAGGAGTTGGATTACTTACAAAAGCACCAGAAAAGAAGTCCGCTTCTTTTGAAATGGCAATGGAAGCCTTGTCAAGAGTGAAGGGTCAAACCGTTCAGCAATCAATTAAGCCGATTGTCCAGCAAAAAATGGAGTCGGTATTCGAACTTGCCGTAAGTCCAGGTGTGGCGAATAAACAATTCACTCCCAAACAAATGATGACACTTGCGGAAGTTGTCGGGGAAAAGGGAACGATGGAATACACGCCAAATCATAAGATCGTTTTAAAGATCCCGACAACGGACCCGGAAGTCATTACGGGGAAATTGCAATCAGCAAACTTTCTATTATCGCCGATTGGAGATGTACTGACATTAAAAGCCTGTGATTTCTGTGATGGTGAAAAAGCGGAATCCATACCATATGCGGATGAAATACACCGGGTGCTTGGCGGAATGAAAATGCCTAAGGAACTGAACATCGGATTTAATGGGTGTGGAATGGCTTGTTATAGTGCCGTGATGGATGACATCGGGATTGTTTTCCGAAAAGGGAAGTTCGACTTATTTCTTGGAGCTAAACCGGTTGGAAGAACGGCCCATCCAGGTCAGCCGGTAGCTGAAGGCATTGAACCGGAACGGCTTGTTGAATTGATTACGGACATTGTCGGGGAGTATAAGCAAAATGCCCATCCAAATGAGCGGCTTTTTAAATACTTCAAACGTTCAAAAAAGATACAGAATTTTTCTTATCAGGACATTGCTCCCAAAATAAACATAGAGCCTGCGCCTTGTGAAGACTAATCAAGAGGGGGAAAGTAAATGAAAGCAGTTTTGTTTGTAGGACACGGAAGCCGCCTGGCTTCGGGAAACGAAGAAGTCGTTCATTTTATTAAAAATATGATTCCGGCAATGGATGACAGTTTTTTGGTAGAAACGTGCTTCCTGGAATTTGCGACACCGAATATATCAAAAGGCATTGATAATTGTGTAAAACGAGGGGCTACGGAAGTTATCGTCATACCGATCATTTTGTTGCATGCAGGACATTCGAAATTACATATCCCAGCTGAAATAGAGGATGGGAAAACCAAATATCCAGAAGTGAAATTCACATATGGTCAAACGATCGGGGTCCACCATGATGTATTGACGATCCTGACAGACCGACTTGAGGAAGCCGGCTTCGATACATCCTCGGAACAGGCTGAGACAGCAATATTGCTAATTGGCCGAGGAGGCAGTGATGCTGATGCAAATAGTGATATATATAAAATTTCCCGATTGTTATGGGAAAAATTAAACGTTAAATGGGTCGAAACAGCGTTCATGGGTGTAACGGACCCGCATGTTGATGAAGGCATTGAACGATGCATCCGGTTGGGGGCAAAAAAAATAGTGATGCTGCCATATTTCCTCTTCACGGGGGTGTTAATGGAAAGAATGGAGGATATGCTGAAAGGCTATCAAGAGCAATATCTTGATCGGGAATTTATTTTGGCGAAGTATTTTGGGTATCATCCAACCTTACAGAACATTCTGCAAGAACGAGTAATTGAAGCTAGTGAAGGCAGATCAAGTGGGGCACGTGATTTGGAAAACTATCGAAAATATGTCGAGGAACATGGACATGCCCACCATCATCACCATCACGACCATGACCATCACGACCATGACCATCATGACCACGACCATCATGACCACGACCATCAGCACGATGGGCAAGAGGTGGGTACGTCAAAATGATTTTGTTCTTGGCGGGTACAAGTGATGCGCGGGAATTAGCGATTGAGATGCAGCAGGTGGGATTCAAGGTTTTGGCAACTGTTGTAACCGAGTCGGCGGCGAAGAGTTTGCAAGATGCAGGGATATCCACCCGGATTGGCCGATTAACTGCAGAGGATATGACCTCTTTAATCTCTGAAAAAGGTTTTCAGGCTGTAGTTGATGCAAGTCACCCATTTGCGGAAGAAGCATCCAAAAACGCTCTTAACGGAGCAAAGGCAGCAAATGTTCCTTATATTCGTTATGAGCGTGAAAGCCAACGGTTTCAGAATGACAAATTGATAGTTGTCCGTGATTATGAGGAAGCTTCCAAGCTGGCTGCTGCAAAACGGGGAGTCATCATGCTCACGACCGGAAGTAAAACCCTAGCGGTGTTCGCAAAAGAATTGGTAGGACTCGAGAATACCAGAGTCATAGCAAGAATGCTGCCACGCATGGATAATATGGAAAAATGTGCGCAGCTAGGCATTGAACAAAAAAATATCGTTGCGATTCAAGGTCCATTTTCCAAAGAATTAAATAAAGCCCTATATAAACAGTATGGCGTCACATTGATGATAACGAAAGAAAGTGGCAAGGTCGGTGCGGTTGATGAGAAATTGGAAGCCGCGTTGGAATGTGGAATAGAGACGATTATGATATCAAGGCCAGATGTTGACTATCAAAATGTTCATTCCAGTTTTGATCATGTCATTGCCGAGTTGAATAATCAGTTGAATAAATAATAGGAGGAATGCAAGATGGACTTTAAAACGGATTTCAAACCACTAACGGTAGATCCAGACAAAATATATGATTATAGTTTTTCAATGATAGCTGAAGAAATGGGCGATCATGATTTTTCTGAGGATGAATGGAAGATCGTCCGCCGGGTCATTCATGCTTCAGCTGATTTTGAATTGGGAAGAAGTGTCATCGTCCATCCAAATGCCATTCAAGCTGGTGTGGAAGCCATTCGCAAAGGTAGACATGTCATTGCGGATGTGCAAATGATCGAGAGCGGTACAGGCAAAAAAAGATTTCAAAAACACGGCGGGGACGTTCATTGCTACATTTCAGATCCAGATGTGATGGTCGAAGCAAAACGTTTGAATACGACAAGAGCGATCATTTCGATGCAAAAAGCCGTAAAGGAAAATGAAGGGGGCATTTATGCCATTGGCAATGCACCTACAGCTTTACTTGAGCTCATTCGCCTTATTAAAGAAGGGATTGCAAAGCCGGACTTAATTATTGGAATGCCTGTTGGGTTCGTTTCTGCAGCGGAATCGAAAGAGGAACTGGCTAAGATCACAGAAGTGCCATTCATTACGAATATTGGCCGAAAAGGTGGAAGTACTGTCACGGTTGCAGCATTGAACGCAATTTCCCTTTTAGCTGATAGTTAATAAACATGGAAAAGAAAGTAAAAAAAGATCCCTCACAAATGCGCCATGGGTATACGACGGGGGCATGTTCGACAGCCGTGACTAAAGCGGCATTGACCGCTTTGATCACGGGGGATGCCCTTGAGGAGGCTACAATCTCCTTGCCTATCGGCCGTGATGCCACTTTCACCATTGAGAGATATGATATATCGGAAAATTCGGTTAGTGCAGAAACGATTAAAGATGCCGGAGATGATCCAGATGCCACCCATTTGGCACATATCATTTCTACTGTCAGCTGGTCGGATGCACCAGGAATCATCTTGGATGGAGGGATTGGTGTGGGGCGAGTGACCAAACCCGGGCTTCCCGTTCCTGTAGGGGAAGCGGCCATTAATCCTGTACCGCGCAAAATGATATTAACCACTGTGCAACAAACCTTGGAAGAATTTAAGATTAATAGAGGAGTGAAAGTCGTTATCTCCGTGCCTGCAGGTGAAGAAATAGCGAAAAAAACATTAAATGGCCGCCTCGGGATTGTGGGAGGCATTTCCATTTTGGGAACAAGGGGC
It contains:
- a CDS encoding alanine/glycine:cation symporter family protein, whose translation is MEMLEKFISETNDVLWSSILIIMLIGLGLYFSVRTKFVQFRMVGEMFRLLGEGATADKKGVTSFQAFCISTASRVGTGNLAGVAIAITMGGPGAVFWMWLIALIGAASAFIESTLAQIYKVKDGDAFRGGPAYYMEKALNARWMGITFAVLISLTFGLAFNSVQANTITSAFNESFGIEKWVTAIILAIVTAVIIFGGIKMIAKVSEVIVPIMAGAYVIVALIIIIMNITELPSVFALIFESAFDGIKEVAGGVLGAAMMQGIKRGLFSNEAGMGSAPNAGATADVSHPVKQGLIQSLGVFVDTLIICSSTAFIILFSGLYTSKETDGIVLTQNALGTALGSWAGIFLAIIVLLFAFSSIVGNYYYGESNIGFINENKVWLNIYRIAVVGMVIFGSLASLKFVWGLADLLMALMAIINLIAIALLGKIAFAALADYQKQKKSGKNPVFHVNNIKGLKNVECWGDPNDNVDVKKEA
- a CDS encoding ATP-binding cassette domain-containing protein, which produces MEEHFFNIEGLTHQYADGTFAIKDLSILIQQGKKIALLGNNGAGKSTLFLHLNGLLQPTSGTIRFKGKKMKYDRKALLSLRKQVGIVFQDPDSQLFSANVQQDISFGPMNLGWDRNVVQEKVQWAMDQTEVTEMKDKPTHFLSLGQKKRVAIAGVLAMEPDVWLLDEPTAGLDPYFSRQIMALLDSIHHPDKTIILSTHDVNLAYQWADEVVVMNDGKVIYQGDPVSVFHDEDILMKAHLEKPWVFEMFQALLQSRIPGEKELVPRTKEELFQKIETEKIY
- the cobJ gene encoding precorrin-3B C(17)-methyltransferase, whose amino-acid sequence is MSTNGKLFVVGFGPGNFEHITKRAVEALQESDYIIGYKTYVELIQGLLTDQTIISTGMTEEVSRAQEAVKQAELGKKVAVISSGDAGVYGMAGLVYEVLIEKGWKEETGVGIEVIPGISAINSCASLLGAPVMHDSCTISLSDHLTPWDLIAKRVEAAAMADFVIALYNPRSGRRTRQIVETQKILLRYRSPDTPVGLVKSAYRDRQDIVITNLKDMLNHDIGMLTTVIIGNSSTFLYDDKIITPRGYQRKYTLNSEKQTLKPHQRLQKEAEPWALDQEADSMQETLTEPAGGVGLLTKAPEKKSASFEMAMEALSRVKGQTVQQSIKPIVQQKMESVFELAVSPGVANKQFTPKQMMTLAEVVGEKGTMEYTPNHKIVLKIPTTDPEVITGKLQSANFLLSPIGDVLTLKACDFCDGEKAESIPYADEIHRVLGGMKMPKELNIGFNGCGMACYSAVMDDIGIVFRKGKFDLFLGAKPVGRTAHPGQPVAEGIEPERLVELITDIVGEYKQNAHPNERLFKYFKRSKKIQNFSYQDIAPKINIEPAPCED
- the cbiQ gene encoding cobalt ECF transporter T component CbiQ, with protein sequence MLLIDKYAYFNGLKDVHPLEKMIFALSLMLFSLTVRDLAVSLITFMVMSALIIFVAKIPPSYYLKLLLLPGFFLVSGTLTILFSISSTFTSMPNIWWSWKVGNWQIFISDGSIGTVTNLITVVFSSISCLYFLTLTTPITVILSVLRKLKVPSLLIDLIELTYRFIFIFLDTALAIHLAQASRLGYGSVRQGIRSLGLLTSSLFLGVFQRSGQLTMAMNARGYQENLSYIEDTYTFSSRNWLIAIVILGSLILIYGYM
- a CDS encoding sirohydrochlorin chelatase — encoded protein: MKAVLFVGHGSRLASGNEEVVHFIKNMIPAMDDSFLVETCFLEFATPNISKGIDNCVKRGATEVIVIPIILLHAGHSKLHIPAEIEDGKTKYPEVKFTYGQTIGVHHDVLTILTDRLEEAGFDTSSEQAETAILLIGRGGSDADANSDIYKISRLLWEKLNVKWVETAFMGVTDPHVDEGIERCIRLGAKKIVMLPYFLFTGVLMERMEDMLKGYQEQYLDREFILAKYFGYHPTLQNILQERVIEASEGRSSGARDLENYRKYVEEHGHAHHHHHHDHDHHDHDHHDHDHHDHDHQHDGQEVGTSK
- the cobK gene encoding precorrin-6A reductase, with the translated sequence MILFLAGTSDARELAIEMQQVGFKVLATVVTESAAKSLQDAGISTRIGRLTAEDMTSLISEKGFQAVVDASHPFAEEASKNALNGAKAANVPYIRYERESQRFQNDKLIVVRDYEEASKLAAAKRGVIMLTTGSKTLAVFAKELVGLENTRVIARMLPRMDNMEKCAQLGIEQKNIVAIQGPFSKELNKALYKQYGVTLMITKESGKVGAVDEKLEAALECGIETIMISRPDVDYQNVHSSFDHVIAELNNQLNK
- a CDS encoding energy-coupling factor ABC transporter permease is translated as MKRVNWKILYFVILLLLVPKRAMAMHIMEGFLPIEWAIFWWAVTLPFLILGYRSIRSKVRENPETKMMLGLSGAFVFILSALKIPSVTGSSSHPTGVGLGSILFGPLAMSVVGSIVLLFQAVLLAHGGLTTLGANAFSMAVCGPFIAYFVFKGATKLGWSFSLAVFLAAAFGDLGTYVVTSVQLALAFPSEVGGFMASFNKFAGIFALTQIPLAISEGLLTVVVMNFLKKYNLGELKLLRVLSKEAR
- a CDS encoding YozQ family protein translates to MDSKQSKNESSEIAGRTYDVSDYKREDTLSSGLATTHEQVSDTYAEGEIKAVIDDVNGKDIEIKKEESEEERK
- a CDS encoding precorrin-8X methylmutase — its product is MDFKTDFKPLTVDPDKIYDYSFSMIAEEMGDHDFSEDEWKIVRRVIHASADFELGRSVIVHPNAIQAGVEAIRKGRHVIADVQMIESGTGKKRFQKHGGDVHCYISDPDVMVEAKRLNTTRAIISMQKAVKENEGGIYAIGNAPTALLELIRLIKEGIAKPDLIIGMPVGFVSAAESKEELAKITEVPFITNIGRKGGSTVTVAALNAISLLADS
- a CDS encoding energy-coupling factor ABC transporter substrate-binding protein, with protein sequence MKKSLLLLFLVVILATIPLITQQGTEFGGADGEAEEAITKIQPEYKPWFNSIWEPPGAETESLLFALQAAIGAGFIGYFIGVMRQRNKQTKQEMNEKSKHVTH
- a CDS encoding (2Fe-2S) ferredoxin domain-containing protein → MTTWNLKGTNTHLLICNGSSCMKKGGEEVTQAIRDEITSKGLDLKIHTTRTRCNGRCKDACVVIAYPQGKWYRVDTPDFGREIVSNIEDGEYVPQMIYQFSDGEMTPNPDFPAHTGISKNKS